A stretch of the Chitinophagales bacterium genome encodes the following:
- a CDS encoding T9SS type A sorting domain-containing protein, which yields MKTIRLLLAILFAAGLTSSRAQDTWTQKADFGGTARYGAVGFSIGNKGYIGTGGQEQNPTSYNIDFWEYDAASDVWTQKADFGGESRLSAVGFSIGTKGYLGTGYKYDGAYNYYKDFWEYDPLNNAWTKKADFGGVARRNAVGFSIGNKGYIGTGGAYPYYYTDFWEYDPYIDTWIQKADFGGAARGWAVGFSIANKGYIGTGRNLYSGSIMIDLWEYDTETDNWLQRADYPGYAFLYYGASGFSIGNKGYLAAGYSSTHKDFWEYDPISNTWTKKADFGGSGVDGAAAFAIGGKGYVGTGVTVLPGSNTYYNYLWEYSPAICTGLTMYLDVDSDGYGHIENSYFSADCIVPNGFVYDSTDCNDMNATINPGALEILNGIDDNCNGIIDEPQDAWTQKADVGAIKRIFAVGFSIGNKGYIGTGFDGTIYKKDFWEYDPVTDVWTQKADVLKGSVYDATGFSIGSKGYVGVGAVGSALRKDFLEYDPVTNVWTKKSNFGGAARSKAVGFSIGNKGYIGTGWDGTSYKKDFWEYDQVNDTWSKIADFEGEERQDATSFVIANKAYVGTGSSSVDYMNDFWVYYPDTDKWVQIANYAGGMVSNASSFSIGTKGYVGLGYDGVSSSENFWEYDPVTNIWTKKADFGGGTRNSAVAFSIDERGYVGTGWNNAGRKNDFWEYLPAGLCTGLTVYSDADSDNYGDAANSFFAADCILPNGYVGNSTDCDDANAAIYPGALEIFNGVDDDCNGIVDDIVCNPPTGLLTENITSTSVKFKWNYSATSYKLRYKVATTGTWTLLGPTGQTKTVDGLLANTKYVWQVKSVCNVDPKITSEWSAKQFFTTAQLKISNDKSTSLNLYPNPTCENFTLNLQFHSALNQSVSIQLLNVLGQIIYSSQEFVNGELTKVVTMPSSATSGWYIVRVVMSDQVMEKKLLYQK from the coding sequence ATGAAAACAATCAGATTATTACTCGCGATTTTATTTGCTGCCGGCTTAACCAGTAGCCGGGCACAGGATACATGGACACAAAAAGCTGATTTTGGAGGAACAGCAAGATATGGAGCGGTAGGATTCTCGATTGGGAACAAAGGCTATATAGGCACTGGTGGACAGGAGCAAAACCCAACTTCATATAATATTGATTTTTGGGAGTATGATGCGGCATCAGATGTATGGACTCAAAAAGCGGATTTTGGTGGTGAATCCAGATTATCTGCTGTAGGTTTCAGCATCGGCACCAAAGGATACTTGGGAACAGGATATAAATATGATGGAGCATACAACTATTACAAAGATTTCTGGGAATATGATCCTTTGAACAATGCATGGACCAAGAAAGCTGATTTTGGAGGTGTTGCAAGGAGAAATGCCGTTGGATTCTCCATTGGCAACAAAGGATACATCGGCACCGGCGGCGCTTATCCATATTATTACACCGATTTCTGGGAATATGATCCCTATATTGATACCTGGATACAGAAAGCGGATTTTGGTGGAGCTGCACGTGGATGGGCTGTTGGTTTCAGCATTGCCAATAAAGGGTACATTGGAACAGGAAGGAACTTGTATTCGGGTTCTATTATGATTGATTTATGGGAATATGACACTGAAACTGATAACTGGCTACAACGTGCTGACTATCCAGGGTATGCATTTCTATATTATGGAGCAAGTGGTTTTTCCATCGGTAACAAGGGGTATTTGGCAGCAGGTTATTCAAGTACACATAAAGATTTTTGGGAATATGATCCTATAAGCAATACCTGGACCAAGAAAGCTGATTTTGGAGGATCGGGCGTAGATGGGGCTGCTGCATTTGCTATTGGTGGAAAAGGTTACGTAGGAACAGGGGTGACAGTTCTACCAGGATCCAATACTTACTATAATTATCTTTGGGAATATTCTCCAGCCATATGCACCGGATTGACTATGTATTTAGATGTCGATAGTGATGGTTATGGTCATATTGAAAACAGCTATTTTTCGGCGGATTGTATTGTCCCCAATGGATTTGTTTATGACAGCACCGATTGTAATGATATGAATGCAACGATTAATCCTGGTGCCTTAGAAATCTTGAATGGCATTGATGACAACTGCAATGGAATTATTGATGAACCGCAAGATGCATGGACGCAAAAAGCAGACGTAGGAGCAATTAAAAGAATATTCGCGGTAGGATTCTCCATTGGTAATAAGGGATATATTGGCACCGGATTTGATGGCACTATTTACAAAAAGGACTTCTGGGAATATGACCCTGTAACTGATGTGTGGACACAGAAAGCCGACGTTTTAAAAGGTAGTGTATATGATGCAACTGGCTTTTCAATTGGAAGCAAAGGGTATGTTGGTGTTGGGGCTGTCGGTAGTGCCTTACGGAAAGATTTCTTGGAATATGATCCGGTTACTAATGTATGGACAAAGAAATCCAATTTTGGAGGTGCAGCAAGGAGTAAAGCGGTTGGATTCTCCATTGGTAATAAGGGATATATTGGCACCGGATGGGATGGCACTTCTTACAAAAAGGACTTCTGGGAATATGATCAAGTTAACGATACATGGTCAAAGATAGCAGATTTCGAAGGTGAGGAAAGGCAAGATGCGACAAGCTTTGTGATTGCAAATAAAGCTTATGTTGGAACTGGCAGTTCGTCCGTCGATTACATGAATGATTTCTGGGTATATTACCCTGATACGGATAAGTGGGTACAGATAGCAAACTATGCAGGTGGAATGGTAAGCAATGCAAGTAGTTTTTCAATTGGAACTAAAGGGTATGTGGGACTTGGGTACGACGGTGTTAGTTCATCAGAAAATTTCTGGGAATATGATCCAGTAACTAATATTTGGACTAAGAAAGCTGATTTTGGAGGCGGCACAAGGAATAGCGCTGTTGCATTTTCCATTGACGAAAGAGGCTATGTCGGAACCGGCTGGAACAATGCAGGTAGGAAGAATGATTTCTGGGAATATTTGCCGGCAGGCTTGTGTACCGGATTAACTGTATATTCAGATGCCGATAGCGATAATTATGGCGATGCTGCCAACAGTTTTTTCGCAGCGGATTGCATTCTTCCAAACGGGTATGTTGGCAACAGTACCGATTGCGATGATGCGAATGCAGCAATATATCCTGGTGCCCTTGAAATATTCAATGGCGTCGATGACGACTGCAATGGAATTGTTGATGATATCGTATGCAATCCTCCAACAGGACTGCTAACTGAAAACATTACTTCAACTTCTGTTAAATTCAAGTGGAATTATTCAGCAACCTCTTACAAACTGCGTTACAAAGTTGCTACCACCGGCACCTGGACATTGCTTGGGCCTACAGGACAAACAAAAACCGTGGATGGTCTATTGGCCAATACAAAATATGTATGGCAGGTAAAGAGTGTTTGCAATGTTGATCCGAAGATTACGTCCGAATGGTCGGCAAAGCAATTCTTCACCACTGCCCAGCTGAAAATAAGTAACGACAAGTCAACTTCCTTAAACCTGTATCCTAATCCTACTTGTGAAAACTTCACTCTGAATCTCCAATTTCATTCCGCCCTCAATCAATCAGTATCCATCCAATTGCTGAATGTCCTTGGCCAAATTATTTACTCATCTCAGGAATTCGTGAATGGTGAGTTAACCAAAGTAGTCACGATGCCGTCTTCAGCAACATCAGGATGGTACATTGTGAGAGTGGTGATGAGTGATCAGGTGATGGAGAAGAAGTTACTGTATCAGAAATAA
- a CDS encoding T9SS type A sorting domain-containing protein, translating to MKTIRLLLILFLAAGLTSSRAQDTWTQKANFGGTARSGAAAFSIGDKGYLGTGSTPTVSALFKDFWEYDPAADTWTQKADFGGGERAAAVGLSINGKGYIGTGFSGSFWGTYYNDFWEYDPVTNSWTKKADFGGVPRSEAGGFTIGGKGYIGTGYTYTIGEYYSDFWEYDPASDVWTKKADFGGGDWADPTAFSIGNKGYMGTGWKNGLSASFYEYDPATDTWTKKANYGGGAIQYSVGFSIGNKGYIGTGVGSAVFYEYDPDLNKWTKKADYGGGGVNVAAGFSIGNKGYIGTGQTNIALKSFWEYTPETCTGLTVYADIDGDSYGDAANTYFAADCIVPNGYVSNSTDCNDGSATIHPGAIEIMNATDDDCNGIIDDIAQNIWSQKADFGGTAREGAVGFSIGGKGYIGTGYHNGAIYKDFWEYDAATNVWTQKADYSGNTTYRGMAFAIGNKGYVGTGSEGGTDFSKDFWEYDPASNTWTQKADFAGSGRYAVVSFSIGNKGYAGTGFNWGANGNTATNLKDFWEYDPTTDKWTKRADYTGGNCAWASGFSIGTKGYIGTGITGNPFGGVVTNQFWEYDPAIDTWTQKTNFGGTARSAAAGFSVGSKGYIGTGSDGGYKKDFWEYDPVADTWTKKADFSGSGRQFATGISINGKGYLGLGNNGSSLKDFWEYTPVTNTALCEVPSGEATINITGTTADLVWNDVTTALGYVIKYNTEGGTGKAKVTYSKSNSKPISGLTPSTAYFWRVKSVCSEDPKVVAEWSEKYFFTTAPFKIGDDQSNSLTLYPNPVSQQFTLNIESGSTTNQAASIYLLNVLGQTVYSSQEFVNGELTKVITMPSSATSGWYIVRVVMSDQVIEQNLLYQK from the coding sequence ATGAAAACAATCAGGTTATTACTCATTCTTTTTCTTGCAGCCGGCTTAACCAGTAGCCGGGCACAAGATACCTGGACACAAAAAGCAAATTTTGGTGGCACCGCAAGATCTGGAGCAGCAGCCTTTTCCATCGGAGATAAAGGCTACTTAGGAACAGGTAGCACACCAACAGTATCCGCCCTGTTTAAGGATTTCTGGGAATATGATCCCGCTGCAGATACCTGGACTCAGAAAGCGGATTTCGGAGGTGGCGAAAGGGCTGCAGCGGTTGGCCTTTCCATCAATGGGAAAGGATATATCGGGACGGGTTTCAGCGGCAGTTTTTGGGGAACCTATTACAATGATTTCTGGGAATATGACCCTGTTACAAATTCATGGACAAAGAAGGCGGATTTTGGAGGTGTACCCAGAAGTGAAGCTGGAGGCTTTACCATCGGAGGCAAAGGTTACATAGGAACAGGTTATACCTATACCATTGGCGAATATTACAGTGATTTTTGGGAATACGATCCTGCTTCGGATGTATGGACCAAAAAAGCTGATTTTGGAGGAGGAGATTGGGCTGATCCTACCGCTTTCTCCATTGGCAATAAAGGATATATGGGCACCGGGTGGAAGAATGGATTGAGCGCAAGCTTCTATGAATATGACCCTGCCACCGATACATGGACAAAAAAAGCAAATTACGGAGGAGGTGCCATACAGTATTCTGTAGGTTTTTCGATCGGAAATAAAGGATATATCGGAACCGGTGTCGGCAGTGCTGTTTTCTATGAGTATGACCCTGATTTAAACAAGTGGACGAAGAAAGCTGATTATGGAGGTGGAGGCGTTAATGTTGCCGCAGGGTTTTCAATTGGAAACAAAGGTTACATTGGAACAGGACAAACAAATATTGCCTTAAAATCTTTTTGGGAATATACCCCGGAAACCTGCACTGGTTTGACAGTTTATGCAGATATAGATGGCGATAGCTATGGTGATGCTGCCAATACCTACTTTGCAGCAGACTGCATTGTTCCAAATGGATATGTATCGAACAGCACCGATTGCAATGATGGAAGCGCAACCATTCACCCGGGTGCAATTGAAATAATGAATGCAACAGATGATGATTGCAATGGAATTATAGATGATATAGCACAAAATATATGGTCGCAAAAAGCGGATTTCGGAGGAACAGCCAGGGAAGGAGCTGTCGGATTTTCCATCGGCGGCAAAGGATATATTGGCACCGGATATCACAATGGCGCGATTTATAAAGATTTTTGGGAGTATGATGCCGCAACCAATGTATGGACGCAAAAGGCTGATTACTCCGGAAATACAACTTACAGGGGGATGGCCTTCGCTATTGGAAATAAAGGTTATGTTGGAACCGGGAGCGAAGGAGGAACCGATTTCAGTAAGGATTTCTGGGAATATGATCCTGCATCCAATACCTGGACACAGAAAGCGGATTTTGCCGGATCAGGAAGGTATGCTGTTGTTAGTTTCTCGATTGGAAACAAAGGATATGCAGGTACAGGATTCAACTGGGGAGCTAATGGTAACACCGCGACAAACCTGAAAGATTTTTGGGAATATGACCCAACAACAGATAAATGGACTAAAAGAGCAGATTACACGGGTGGAAATTGTGCTTGGGCAAGCGGTTTTAGTATTGGAACTAAGGGGTATATTGGAACCGGTATCACAGGTAACCCGTTCGGAGGAGTTGTTACCAATCAATTTTGGGAATATGATCCCGCTATTGACACCTGGACACAGAAAACCAATTTCGGAGGAACAGCAAGATCGGCTGCCGCCGGATTTTCAGTTGGGAGTAAAGGATATATTGGTACCGGCAGCGATGGCGGATATAAGAAGGATTTCTGGGAATATGATCCGGTTGCTGACACCTGGACAAAGAAAGCGGATTTCAGCGGGTCAGGCAGACAGTTCGCAACCGGCATTTCCATCAACGGGAAAGGTTATTTGGGCCTTGGTAATAATGGATCTTCGCTAAAGGATTTCTGGGAATATACTCCTGTCACAAATACTGCTTTATGTGAGGTGCCATCAGGTGAAGCAACAATAAATATTACCGGCACTACTGCCGATCTTGTTTGGAATGATGTTACTACAGCTTTGGGTTACGTGATTAAGTACAATACAGAGGGCGGAACTGGTAAAGCCAAAGTAACCTACTCCAAATCCAACTCAAAACCCATTTCCGGATTAACACCAAGCACTGCCTATTTCTGGAGGGTGAAAAGTGTTTGTTCAGAAGATCCGAAAGTTGTTGCTGAATGGTCAGAAAAATATTTCTTCACTACTGCCCCATTCAAAATCGGGGATGACCAATCCAATTCGCTTACTCTATATCCAAACCCTGTTTCGCAACAGTTCACGCTGAATATTGAATCAGGTTCAACCACCAATCAGGCAGCATCCATTTATCTGCTGAATGTTCTTGGCCAAACTGTTTATTCCTCTCAGGAATTCGTGAATGGTGAGTTGACCAAAGTAATTACGATGCCGTCTTCAGCAACATCAGGATGGTACATTGTGAGAGTGGTGATGAGCGATCAGGTAATAGAACAGAACTTGTTGTATCAAAAATAG
- a CDS encoding T9SS type A sorting domain-containing protein, producing the protein MKNLTAILIILFTVGLNSIRAQDIWTQKADFGGGAISGAVAFSINDKGYVGAFGTEAFWQYDPATDVWTQKADYGGGCRSGAVGFSIGSKGYLGTGSNGLTLYKDFWEYDPSTNIWIKKSDYGGEARKLAVGFSIGNNGYIGTGYGGTISNDFWEYESDADKWTKKTNYPGLGHWGGVAFSIDKFGYVGTGVGSDEYQTYDFWKYNPTSDKWNEIAGVNGWRSGAVGFSANGKGYVGLGSGDALGYLIEYNDIEEYDPIKGYWRITRFPGGARTGAVGFSISGKVYIGMGFKILGSSDDIYNDFWEYTPETTPSCIVPTGEATVNITGTSAKLKWDIVDEAKRYNVRYRAAGTNEWIILTNIISNSIAISGLIPNTLYLWEVKCICSATPVVSSYWSAKESFTTGTLRIETDPATSMQLYPNPVTESFTLDLQLGTTTDQSATIYLLNTLGQTVHSSKEVVNGELTKVITMPSSATSGWYIVRVVMSDQVFEKKLLYQK; encoded by the coding sequence ATGAAAAACTTAACAGCAATACTCATCATTCTATTTACAGTAGGATTAAACAGTATCCGGGCGCAGGATATCTGGACTCAAAAAGCCGATTTCGGCGGTGGTGCAATATCAGGAGCAGTAGCATTTTCCATTAACGATAAAGGTTACGTTGGCGCTTTTGGCACCGAAGCTTTCTGGCAATATGATCCGGCAACTGATGTCTGGACTCAAAAAGCAGATTATGGTGGCGGTTGCAGATCAGGGGCCGTAGGTTTTTCCATTGGCAGCAAAGGCTACCTGGGAACGGGTTCGAATGGTTTGACTCTCTACAAAGATTTCTGGGAATACGATCCTTCAACTAATATCTGGATTAAAAAATCCGATTATGGTGGTGAAGCTCGGAAATTAGCCGTTGGATTCTCCATTGGAAACAATGGATATATTGGTACAGGCTATGGTGGAACAATTTCAAACGATTTCTGGGAATATGAATCTGATGCTGATAAATGGACCAAAAAAACTAATTATCCAGGATTAGGACACTGGGGCGGGGTTGCCTTTTCAATCGACAAATTTGGATATGTAGGAACTGGAGTAGGGTCTGATGAATATCAAACCTATGATTTCTGGAAATATAACCCAACTTCTGATAAATGGAATGAGATAGCAGGTGTAAATGGATGGAGATCAGGGGCAGTTGGTTTTTCAGCAAATGGAAAGGGATATGTTGGCCTAGGAAGTGGTGATGCATTGGGCTATTTGATTGAATATAACGATATTGAAGAATATGACCCAATAAAAGGTTACTGGAGAATTACAAGATTTCCCGGGGGAGCCAGAACCGGTGCAGTTGGTTTCTCTATTAGCGGGAAAGTATACATTGGCATGGGATTTAAAATTTTAGGTTCATCAGACGATATTTACAATGATTTCTGGGAGTATACACCTGAAACCACACCTTCATGCATTGTTCCTACCGGCGAAGCAACAGTAAACATCACCGGCACCTCCGCCAAATTGAAGTGGGATATTGTTGATGAGGCAAAGCGTTACAACGTTCGTTACAGAGCTGCTGGAACCAATGAGTGGATAATACTTACAAATATAATATCCAACTCAATAGCTATTTCCGGCTTAATACCAAACACACTTTATCTATGGGAAGTTAAATGTATCTGTTCTGCAACTCCTGTTGTTTCTTCCTATTGGTCTGCAAAAGAATCCTTCACTACCGGGACACTCAGAATTGAAACGGACCCAGCAACATCAATGCAGTTATATCCCAATCCTGTTACTGAATCCTTCACATTGGATCTTCAACTCGGCACAACCACGGACCAATCAGCAACTATATACCTGCTTAATACACTTGGACAAACCGTTCATTCATCTAAGGAGGTAGTGAATGGCGAGTTGACCAAAGTAATTACGATGCCGTCTTCAGCAACATCGGGATGGTACATTGTGAGAGTGGTGATGAGTGATCAGGTGTTTGAGAAGAAGTTGTTGTATCAGAAGTAG
- a CDS encoding FG-GAP-like repeat-containing protein, translating to MKTIRLIPVVLLIGCLTSSWAQLAPIISSFYPTSGAAGTSVTIYGNNFNPSVADNIVYFGAVKATVTAASSSQLSIVVPAGTTFQPISVTNTAIGLTGYSGFSFALTFPGGGDITSSSFAPKIDLEEPSGGITGDIDGDGKPDLVAAEFYGDIYILRNTSTPGNISFDPLIALGTEDTYNNLLLSDVNGDGKLDIVTSNYWNFQVVIFKNLSSPGVISFGPKITFAAGGFNDDIVAGDMDGDGKPDLAVANNVNGTVYLFHNNSTIADIAFSHTGDLSFGECGCYAPRYLALGELNGDNKPDLVYPNNEDDVIGISKNTSTTGSFSFTKDILTFPFGENQAYQVNTTDLDQDSKQDVFASIASGISFWRNTSTVDSFTFDAEQNFADFFFNASCDLNGDGKVDLIGSSSEGFTVLQNNGNAGLISFIEKVIPGLSGFIAIDLDGDGKPDLTDGYSVYLNTMGNNIECNNPTGLAVSNISSTSAQLQWENNPTALHYKVQYKVAGTGDWNTLAKITSTTYLLSGLTPNTSYYWRSKSICSKEPKITSEWSVKQLFTSAPMRIGDQQMVTLQLFPNPVSENFTINLRFTSLPDQAVDLFLLNTLGQVVYSAHEIVGNGMLNKVITMPSTATSGWYVVRVVMSDQVIEQKLLYQK from the coding sequence ATGAAAACAATCAGACTAATACCAGTAGTATTACTTATTGGCTGCTTAACCAGTAGTTGGGCTCAGTTAGCCCCCATCATATCTTCCTTTTATCCAACTTCAGGAGCAGCTGGCACCAGTGTGACCATTTATGGAAATAACTTTAATCCATCGGTAGCCGATAACATAGTTTACTTTGGCGCAGTAAAAGCAACCGTTACTGCGGCAAGCAGCTCCCAACTATCAATAGTGGTGCCTGCAGGTACTACCTTTCAACCCATATCAGTAACCAACACTGCTATCGGTCTTACCGGCTATTCTGGTTTTTCATTCGCACTGACTTTCCCGGGCGGAGGTGATATTACGTCCTCTTCCTTTGCTCCGAAAATTGACCTGGAAGAACCATCAGGAGGAATTACCGGTGATATTGATGGTGATGGCAAACCGGATCTTGTTGCCGCTGAATTTTATGGAGATATTTACATCCTCAGAAATACCAGCACACCGGGCAATATTTCCTTTGATCCTTTGATCGCATTAGGAACTGAAGACACCTACAATAACCTTTTACTCTCCGATGTGAATGGTGACGGAAAATTGGACATCGTTACCAGCAATTATTGGAATTTCCAGGTAGTCATATTTAAAAACCTAAGCTCACCGGGCGTGATTTCCTTCGGGCCGAAAATCACTTTTGCTGCCGGAGGTTTTAATGACGATATTGTAGCAGGGGATATGGATGGCGACGGCAAACCTGACCTGGCAGTAGCTAATAATGTAAATGGCACGGTTTACCTTTTCCATAATAACAGCACTATTGCAGACATCGCCTTTTCTCATACAGGAGATTTGTCTTTTGGCGAATGCGGCTGCTATGCTCCAAGGTATTTGGCACTTGGAGAACTGAATGGTGATAACAAACCTGATTTGGTTTATCCGAATAATGAAGACGACGTAATCGGAATATCAAAAAATACCAGTACCACCGGCTCGTTCAGCTTCACAAAAGATATACTAACCTTCCCTTTTGGAGAAAATCAGGCATACCAGGTCAATACAACAGATTTGGATCAAGACAGTAAACAGGATGTATTCGCAAGTATTGCCTCGGGGATTTCTTTTTGGAGAAACACCAGCACGGTGGATTCATTTACTTTCGATGCAGAGCAAAACTTCGCTGACTTTTTTTTCAATGCATCATGCGACCTGAATGGTGATGGGAAAGTTGACTTGATAGGTAGCAGCAGTGAGGGTTTCACTGTTTTGCAAAACAATGGAAACGCAGGCCTCATTTCTTTTATAGAAAAAGTGATACCCGGCTTAAGCGGATTTATTGCAATTGACCTGGATGGAGACGGTAAACCGGATCTTACGGATGGCTATTCTGTTTACTTAAATACTATGGGCAACAATATTGAATGCAATAATCCAACCGGTTTAGCAGTGAGTAATATCAGCAGCACATCAGCGCAGTTACAATGGGAAAATAATCCGACTGCATTGCATTACAAAGTGCAATATAAAGTTGCAGGTACGGGTGATTGGAATACGCTGGCAAAAATAACTTCCACCACTTACCTTCTTTCCGGACTAACTCCCAATACTTCCTACTATTGGCGCTCAAAAAGTATTTGTTCGAAAGAACCCAAAATTACCTCTGAGTGGTCGGTAAAACAACTATTCACTTCCGCACCAATGCGGATTGGCGATCAGCAAATGGTAACCCTGCAACTGTTTCCCAACCCGGTATCTGAAAACTTCACGATTAACCTTCGATTTACTTCCCTGCCAGATCAGGCTGTTGATCTTTTCCTGCTGAATACCCTGGGCCAGGTTGTTTATTCAGCTCATGAAATCGTTGGAAATGGTATGCTTAATAAGGTAATCACGATGCCATCCACCGCCACATCAGGCTGGTATGTGGTGAGAGTGGTGATGAGTGATCAGGTAATAGAACAGAAATTGCTGTATCAGAAATAG